The stretch of DNA AAACACAGACACATGCAGCGTGCAGCCACGAATGTCAAAAGGAATCTGCAATGTCTTGTACCTTCTTTGAAAGTCAGCTgccaagaggaggaggaaactCAAGCCTTTGTTCTAGTCTCTTACAAATCTAAGGCAAATCAAATGAGCTGACACAGTTGTGAACTAAGCAGGTTAACAGGGACCTTATTTCCATGATTGCATATTTTAAACCAAGCCAACAGAGAAACCACCCTTGGAAGTTAACAATAGAATCACAGCCTCCATGCCAGAGAAAATAATACAGATGGGCCATACCAGGTTCATGGGGTCTGATGGAGCATGCCCACAAATGCTAAGGTCATTGGGAGGCAACTCCATTACCTTTGAAAGGTCATGGTGACCCAAGAGGTTCCTGaagactggaagaaagcaaatgtcaTCCCTACCTACAAGAAGGGCAAGAAAGGAGAATTGTGAACCTGCAGTCTAGTCAGGCTCATCTCCATCCCCGGGAAAGCGAGGGAGAAACTAATTCTGGAAACTGTTTCCAGATATATGAAAAAAACAGGttggccagagaagctgtggaataTTTACTGATGGAGATACTCAAAATCCAACAGGACATAGTACAAGCAACCTATTCCAGCAAGCCTTGTTTGtgcaggggggttggactagaGGATCACTAGAAGACCCTTTGAATCtcaactattctgtgattccatgaagaTGCAGCCTGATCTGTGCATCACATTGCAATTATCAGACCTAAGCGTGCTGAATTTTAAAACTTGAAGATTCAGACCTCCTCTGGTGCTAAAgtaagagaaggaagagaaaacatGGACTTACTACTCTGTCTCTGTCACTCTGCAAGGACGCCAGTGCCTTCTTCAGACCCTGCACTTCCAAAGCAGTGGTGGAAATGCTCCCTTCTGCTTGTTGTTTCACTTCTTCAATCTTACGTGTTTTGTTCAATTCATTCAGCAGACGGTCTCGGTCATTCTGTAGGCTTGCCATAGCCTTGGAGAAAGATTTGACTTGGTTGGAAGAGCCTTCCAATTCCAAAGACAAGTGGAGAAGTGCATCATCTTTagctctgagctgctgattAAGTTCCTCAATGTGGGCCAAGAGACCTCTTTCATCAATAGCCTTCTGCAGTTCTGTCAGCTCAGACCTGACCGTATCTCGGTCCCTGACAGTGGAACGTTGCTCCTCTTGTAGCTGAGCCATCTGTTTCTGAAGATTCTGCACTAGACTCTTCTGTTCTTCTAAGTCTgcagaatatttctgtttcaaaatatGAAGCTCTTCATTGGCCTGGTCTCGGCTATCCTGAAGAGAGCTCATGGACCTTCCAAAAGACTGAATTTGAGCTCTGAGATCTTTGTTTTCATCTGTGACTTCAAGCaatttctgttccatttccaTCAAGTCCCGTGCCAACTCTGCTACTCTCTCTTCAGCTGTCTCGGTTTCATTCCTCATTATCCCTGCATCATGATGCAGGTGCTTCAATTCCTTCCGAAGCCTGTCCTCAGCCTCTCCCACTCTCTTGGCTGCATCCCTCTGAACACATTCTAGCTCCCCCTCAAGTTCTGTTATTCTCTTCTGGGAGAGGGAAAGCTCGTGACTCAGTTGTTGTACCTCTTTCTCTCTAGCCTTCAGTTCTGCTTGACACTCCACAATGGGACTCCCCTCATGTAATGCTGCCATCTCTCTCTGCATCTGTGACAGAGAGGACATAAGAGTTTCAATCTCTTGAGACATACTGACTTTATCCTCTCTTAAGGCTTCCATGCACTTCCTGAGATCATCCTGAGTATGCTCAGACTCTTTCAGCTGTGTTTCTATGGTTGCCTTCTCATTTTCCAGAGTCTGGATCCGCTGAAGCTGTATTTTGAGAAGTTGCTTCTGTTGGGAGTCCTTTATTAAAATCACTTGGTTAAGGTCTTCTCTGTACCGCACCAACTCTGCGTTCAGCTTGGCATTCTCAGAGTTGAGGTCATCCATCTGGCTATGGAAACCTCTCATTTCTTCCTTGAGCTTGttgttttcagcagcagcctcttgAATTAGCTGGTCTTTTTCCAAGATTATAACAAGATGGCGTTCCTCAAGCTGCTTGTAGTCCCTCAGAATGCGGTCTCGGTCGTCCTGCAGAGATGACATGGACTTGGTGAAGGAGTCCAGCTGTGCCTTCTGCTGCTTACTTTCTTCTCTGCTTATCTTCATCTTTTCAGTGAGATGACTGAGTTTGTCAAGAAATTTGTTCTTCTCATTTTCCAAGGCTTTTTTATTATCTTCCTCCTTACTTAGCTTACACTCCAACTCTTTCACCTCTTCAGAATGTTGCTGCTGTAATTCAGCTAGAGCAGCCATCACTGCTTCTTCTTTGGCAGACAGCAAACTCATGATCTTTTGATCTTTGGCACTAGTTTCTTCATGCAGCTTATTTGTTAGGTCCTTGGAAGCCTGCAGGTCAGCTTCAAGCTGCTCACAGTTGAGTTTAAAATTCTGGATACTCATCTCTTGTTGCTTGACCACAGtccccagctcttccctggccAGCTCACATTTGGTGAAGGAATTCTGTAAGTCAGCAAGCTGGTCTCTTAGGCTGCTGATTTCTGACTCCAGTTCCTGCTGTTCATTCTGAGACTTGTTGTACAGTTCCTGAGACCCTTCAAGCTGACtcaaaagctcttttttttcctcctgcaacATTTCACATGTCTTTTGATGATGCTCTATCTCCTTCCTGCAATCAACCTCCCAGTTTTTCTTGTTGCATTCCagcctgaaaagaaaaaattaggcTGGTCAAAAATCCACAAAGTATCTCAGTATCTAAACCCACACTAACTCTGTTCTTATACTAATTTAGAAAAGCCACAGAATTTGTTTTACTTAAAGAAAGCAAGCTGGAAATATCTCTCAATTTAAAATTCAAGATACCTTTTAAAGTTCTGACTGTACTGCTGCCTTAAAGGGGTGGTGGCAGGGGAATATATTCTTTTAAAGCTGTTCATGTCAATACTGAAAAAAGTGTTCACTTAAACACTGAATGTTATCACCTCCCTGTCATTACATTACTTCTCTCGTCCATTGTAGCtaataataaaaacaactcCATGCCACCCCACAATGAAATTGCTGTTCTGATACCTTTGATGTCCATTTAATGCTTCATCATGCAAAGATacagcatatatatatatatatataaatatatataaatatatatatacacacacacacacaaaacaattTAACAGTTTTACTCCTGTAATAATGGTTCGGCTTTGAATTTTGGAAATACACAGCTGTATACACATTTTGATAGGTTTCCATAGCTCCATCTTCCCCTCGAAATTTATTTTGGAACTAAACTGGAATTATGTAGCCCAATGCTTTTTTGACTTCCCAGTGCAAAAACTCCATGCAAAAAAACCTCTTTAATTAATCTGAAATTTGAAATACTCTGGAGAGTAATCAGATGCTGAGTGCTTGTCACAGAGAACAGATTTAACACAGGTAAAATAAGGACGTGAAGAAGGACTATTTTAGAGTGATCATCTCATGTCCTTGTGCAGATAACAAATGCAAAGTAAGCTTTTCCTgataaacctcccctgacacagcttatTTACCTGGATATATGAGACTGGAGTTCTTCCACACGCATGGTCAGATGTTTCACCTGGTCCTGTAGCACAATACAAGCTTCCTCTTTCCAACgtatttcttcttccttcttttgaaTAGTTTCAGTGAATTTCTTCTCCCATGTTTTTGATTCATCTATCACTCTATCCCTATCATCCTGAAGGGAAGACATGCTCCTGGTGAAGGCTGCAAGCTGGGCTAGTGTATTGTTTAGATTGCCTTCCACTTGCTTGGCTTCCTGATTCTTTGTCTTCAAGGAGTCCTGCAGATCACCAACTATTGTTTCCATTTGGTCCTTCTCCCTCTGCAATGTTGCCAGTTTTGCTTCCATGTTTTTGATCTCCTTTGAGTGCTTGTCTTTTTCCTGTTCCAGTCTTCTCTCAAAATCCTCatcctttttcttcatttggattttattttgctctttgtttGCTTGCAACTCTTCTTTCACTTTGATACTCTCAGCTAAAACCCTTGCTGCCTCGCTCTGAGTGTCATCCAACACTACTCTGCACTGAGCAAGCTCTGCCTGGGCTTTCTTGGTGTCTTCAACTGCTTTAGCTGAAGTTTCTTTGGCTGCTTCTAGCTCTTTCTGAGTCTCACTCTGCAGAAATTCCAGAGCTTTAATAGTTCTTTCTAAACTACTGttcttttcctggcttttgatacagtccttctgcagctgcttaatctcctgctgtttctgtttCAGCAGTTCTTGAAGCTCTTTTATATGTGTGCTGCTTTCTCCTCTCCAATTGTATTTTAGCTTTTCCACaaattccttttgcttttctgaacttgctttgctttcctcctTTGCCATCTgacttttctcctcctccagttTGTGCATCATTCTCTGCAAAGTCTGAAGCTCATGTTTCAGTTGATCATTTTCGATTTGGAAGTCTGTTGCATCTTGCTGATAGTTTCCAATACTTCCATTAAGTTCTGCCAGCTGATTCATGAGCCTTTCTTCCAAGTCATCCTTTTCAGCCTCTAGAGCATCCTTCAGTGCCGTCATTCTGATGAGGTCGTCTATGGCTTCTTGGACCATTTGCTCCATCTTTGCTACTGTAGCCTGCAAATCATTCACTTCATGGACTTTCTCTCCCATTTGGTGCTCTAAAGCCCTTTTCTCACCTGCTAAAGTCTCAACACACCTGCGGATGTCACCCAGCTGTTGCTCTGAAGCCCTTCTATTATCTTCCATCTCTGTGATTCGCTTGGTGAGCTCAGCTATTTGCTGTCTGTAGAGACCAGGATCCTCACAAGGTCTATCACTTTCAAATGCCTCttgttccagctctgcagcacgaGGCTCTGGTCGGAAAGGTACGTCCACTGGATTTTCAGACTCTTCCGTTGGTGATGGTGCGGCAACTGCCTTATTAGTTTCTTCTCCCGCTGTCTGCTGGGTAACATACCTGTCTACAAgttctctgctttccttcagcTTAGATTCTGTTACCTGCAAAAGGCACTTCAAGTCCACAATCTCTTGATTAAGAGACTCCTTTTCAGCCATTACTGTCCCAAGCTGAGTAGAAAGAGACTGGCACTCCCTCCTAGAGCACTTCAGGTCTTCTTTCAGGCTAGTGTTTGTAAAGCTCTCTCCAGTCCTGTTCAGCTCTCCATCTGTAAAATGCATCTCTGCTCTAAGCTTCTCATTCTCCTCCTCTAGTTCCAGGATCTTTTGTTGCTTTGATTTTGcaaatttcctcattttctccttcatttcaTCAATTTCCTGTCCAGCTTCTTGTAGCTGTTTAtctgtttcctgtttttttGCTTCAGCCCCTTTTAGCTGAATGaaaatttcctgcttttcctgcctaacAGTTTCCAACACACGCTGAATTCGCTCAGCCTCATTACTTACATTCTCATATGACTGCAGAAGAGTTTCATATTCTCCCTGAAGCTCCTTGTATTTCTCCTGCCACTCAGAACTCTCAGTGGCTTGAAAGCTCTTCAATGATtccacctccttctccagcttctccttCTCTAGAACAACTCTATCCAGAGTAAGTGTAAGGTTTTTACAGCATCCATCAACATTCTGATTTTCTCTAAGTAGTTTATCAATTTCTGCAGTAAGTTTTTCTCGCTCTCCAGTGAGGCACACTAACTTTTCTGTTAAGGTATCTGTTTCTTTAACATGGCCACATATTTGGCTTTCCATATTTGTCAGCTTGACAGAAAGACTGTCAATAGTAATTTTAGCATTAGCCAGCTCTTCTTTTAGAGATTTGCTCTCCTTTAGTGCCTCTTTTCTAGAGATAAGTGCTGCTTGCAACTTTCTCTGCATTTGATTCTTCTGCTTAGCTGCTTCTGCATTGTCCTCTCGCTTCTCCTGAATTTCAAGCATCTCTGTTTGTAGTCGCTTGCTTTGCTCCTCGTGCACCTGAGCCTGAGCCTCCAACTGACTACACAGTCTTTGGACTGATTCCTCTTTTTCCAGCAATTGTGCCTGCACATTTTTGAGAGTGTCACTTTTCTCCTTTAACTGCTGCCTaagaaattccatttcttcATCCTTTTGAAGCACAAGAATTTTCAAGTCTTCCAGACTGGCCAGTCCAGAAAATTTTCCTTGATTCTCCTCCAATTCTGTCTGAAGATTTGCTCCCTTAGCTTCAGCTTGGTCAGAGGTTCTCTTCAGCCCTTCTATTTCTACAAACAACTGTGCTATGTGCTGTTGCAAATCAAAGACTAATTCTGATTTGTGAGCAAGCTCCCTCTGCATATGGCTGACACTACATTCCAATTCCTCTTTCTCTGTCTGCAATTTGTCAAGGTGTTTTTTCCACTCTTCCTCAGAGATATCTGCAACTTGTACAAGTTTGTTATTTGTTGTATCTTCTGCGTCCATGTATGAAGAATCCAACCTACCTTGACTCCTAAAAACACTCTCTGATGATCCTTTCTGCTCTTGGAGCTGTCTGAGTTGAGCCTGGATGctgtctttctcttttctttgctgatCAAATTGTTCTTGCAGGATGTTGTAATCATCTTTTTGCTGTTTCAGTTGTTCTCTGTGATGCCTGTCTTTTTCTTGAGCCTTTTTTATAGTGTCTTTGCGAGATATGAGAGCTTCTTGAAGTTTTTTTTGAAgttgttctttttcttgttcaagaactgaaatcctttctttaaaagaaggcttttgtttttcttccagatTTGTACCTGCTGAACTatgtttctcattttcttcatcatcttctgGGCTTTCATTGGTTTCAGTTACTTGGTCAGGAATTGCCTGATGCTCCATGATTTCTTCTTTAACTGAAGCAGCGTTTGCCTTATCTTGCAAGCTTTGCCTCATTTCCTCAATCACTGCCTGCAGTTGTAATTCAgtagtttctttttccttccgGATGCTCTGCAACTCAGATTCCTTTTCAGAAAGCAGCTGAATTAGATAGTCCTCACGGGGCTGGTTTTCAAGACCCAGTTCTTTGCTGATCATGCTTCTCATGTCTTCCTCCCCTACAGCTGCCTGAGCCACTGAGGTTTCTGATTTTTGTTCTCTACTCAGTTGTTCTAATTCATTCTCCAATCTGGTTACCTTCTTCAGAAGCTCCTTCCTGTTCACAAATACTGCTTGCAGCTTCCGCTTTActtgctcattttcttttctcagaagTTCAACTTGATTTACtaattcctcattttctttACTCACTGCTTCTGTCTCATTCTGCTGCTTGGATACCCCACACTTCAGACACGTATCTTTTGCTCCTatgttctgttctttttcttcctgggaTTTTAATAACAGACTTGTCTGCTCCTTAAGACTCTTCAGCTCATTTCCTAGAGAAAATTTCTCTTCATTCAGCAGGACCATTTTCTCAGACATGCTGACACTGATCTCTGCCATCTGTCGGTCCTTTTCCTGCAAGGCTTGTTGCAGGCTCTCTATAGACCTGGTGTGCTCAGCAACAAGCTGTTCCAGGCTTGCTGCCTCGTGTCCCTTTAAGGTTAACTTGTGGGAAAGCTCTTCCATCTCTGCTGTATTCTTCCTCAAAAGTTGTCCTAGATCAAGTACTTCACATTCCTTTGTCTCAACCTGGCTTCTCAGATCCTTTAGTTGCATGTCCTGGTCAGAAAGCTGAAGTTGTGCTTCATCCAAGTCCTTTTGCAAAGCTTCAATTTTTATATCCTTcgatttaaattcatttttaaggCTCTGGATTTGCTCTCTTAGAAGACTGCTTTGACTGTCTGACAgtctctgcttttctgaaagAGCTAGCTCTTCCTCCAGTTGCTTCACTTGCTCTTTCAGTTCTGTTATGGTAGAAAGTTCTTTGGCCTGACACATGAGCTGATCTTGTTCATCAGTCAAAACACAAAATGTACTGTCAGGatcctctccctttttcctgtATTCCTCAGCCAACTGGTTTAGCCTAtttatttctgcatatttttctccTAGTTCTTTCCTAAAGGATTCTTCAGATTTCTGCAGAATTATTTGCAGTTCTGTAATTTGGCTTTGTAACTTGATCAGCTCTTGAGATTGAGAGGTGCCAGGGCTTCCCTGAGGCTCTTCTTGGAAGCTGATTCCATTTTCCTGAAGAAAGccaattttctgcatttctgtttctttctgtattAAGACACTCTGTGTATCTGAAGCCTTCCACTCCTCCCTCTCCAGACACTGTATCTGTGAATTCTCTTCCATCTGGTTAGCTTCTGTTTGGCTGCCTGTAGAAGTTTGGCCACTGGGGCCCTTGAGCTGGCTTTTCAGAAAAGTTATTTCTTCTTGGGCTTCTTTCAGTTCCAGCAGCAAAACTGACAGctccttctgtttctctgcagcaaTATAGTCTAGAATTCCAGGTGGACAACTTTCCTCAGTAAACTGCTTGCTTCGATTGGTAAAGCCATCTGTTCTTGCCTAAAGGAAAATAGTAGGCATCACTTTTCCTTTGAATCTTGTGAAAGGGCCAGTTCTGGAAGTATCTGCTTTCTACTCTTTGTAACAGTCTCAGGCTGGCTTCTGCAATAAATAGAAGCCTTGCTAATAACAGGGGGACTCTGTCTTGGCAGTGGGGGGTGGACTaggtgacctccagaggtcccttccaaccacaactattctgtgattctgtgacttccCAGGTCACTTCTGCtaatttcagtttctgaagTTGCAGCATGAAAGATTCTGGCTTCAGGACCAGACCAAAATGACAACTTCCTATTCCCTGTCTTCCCCCCTTCTCTCTTGACTGCAATATAGTATAACTCTGAACTGTTTAAGTTCTCCTGTGATTCTAACAAGCCCTAGTGTACTTAACCAGTCACATTTTCATGGCATCCTATTCATAGCCTCTGAATAAGGAGGTTTTTGTCCCCTATTCAATCTGTCCATTTAACATGGCAAAGAAGCAGGATAGAAACCCATATTCCAATCTGCGTCCATGCCCAAAGTGAAAGCACTAGACAAAGCACCTGGAACAAAGTGCTTGGCTTTTTCCAAATTACTATGTTTAAGTTTCTTCCCATCCCCCAAAACAGATTACAACAGAAAAGCACTCACAAATCCTCCCCAGACAGCTTGGATCAACAGCCCACCAATAAGTCAACATGCTGCACCGTATAGACTTGGAGGGCAGAAAGAGTTTATGGGGAACCATTAAAGAAGACCTGCTCCTAAAAAGTCTGCTGTCATAATGAAACAACCACTTTAAGTCACAGGAGGTTAAAAAGAGACAACCCTTCGAGACTTCTAAACTAAATTAAAGGTTTTGTATCTGCAAATGCATACAATACTGAGACCAAAAGGGTTTTGGACTACGTTTGTACCTCAGAGAGCACGGAAGTGTCACCAAAAGgcttttgtatttcagaattCACCAGCTCTCCTGACacaaaaaggagagagaaaaggagcacTTGTTACCATCAGAACAACAATTTGCAGGTAATGTCAGTAGGTAGAGTGAAGGGACAAAAATGGGACCCGAGCTTCTATAGAAGgtgagaaaagacaaaaaaaaaaaaaaaaaaaaaagaaaaaaaaaggcagcaaaccaagcacagaagaaaacaacccAGAGTTTGAGTCTATGCAGTGCATAGACATCCTGTTTTGGTTTAACTCCAACCAGtaattcagctgcagctgcagcacggCTCTGTGCAATCCCCTGCGTTTGCTGCATCACCTGCACACAGCACTTCTGACCCCTGAAGAAGGATGAAGAGCAAAGAGACAAGAGAACCAGGTAACAGATTGGTttgactgcttttttttccccatgtggGATGTG from Haemorhous mexicanus isolate bHaeMex1 chromosome 5, bHaeMex1.pri, whole genome shotgun sequence encodes:
- the GOLGB1 gene encoding golgin subfamily B member 1 isoform X2, whose amino-acid sequence is MLSRLSGLASTVLQELSGDDGDAVIEPSIAVKTLQSEAESMEEAPEEVLERLAQTEKLVVQLKDLIREKDALLQEKETLFKKEREAADAKLMKLKLQAKAKLASLNKRIEELTEKGSPLPTQALAEELEYPKKNENTSEGHREEVEVLKKQLREGEEAVQDLKKQLAVAKVNLKDAEIKYATQLSSLQEVIQEKEALLEEHVHQHQAELLKMVVQSDTELEMQQNLHTLQRKLEEQEAALLGRTQVVELLQQELHTAEKQNQTLLDQCQKMEVELSSMRDVLDAERRGSQDFREKMELELAEKKLSSHRLQEEVQGLSEQLEEARRAQAELEVKYKDLEQEHRLEVEEKNRLLSRLTVAEEELRCVRAVRGAEEEQLEQDVGQLSVPSVGHGAAAYGPRDELLQKFEEFVCCQDELKSQPQVQLSELEQQDGSASQKKIVDQEDQNETSFLPTENLERQKTEEIPHLQLVLRESQQEAVTVTEDAEQNKNIGAEAKLQDLWTVEAPASYIDCSSSTGELVNSEIQKPFGDTSVLSEARTDGFTNRSKQFTEESCPPGILDYIAAEKQKELSVLLLELKEAQEEITFLKSQLKGPSGQTSTGSQTEANQMEENSQIQCLEREEWKASDTQSVLIQKETEMQKIGFLQENGISFQEEPQGSPGTSQSQELIKLQSQITELQIILQKSEESFRKELGEKYAEINRLNQLAEEYRKKGEDPDSTFCVLTDEQDQLMCQAKELSTITELKEQVKQLEEELALSEKQRLSDSQSSLLREQIQSLKNEFKSKDIKIEALQKDLDEAQLQLSDQDMQLKDLRSQVETKECEVLDLGQLLRKNTAEMEELSHKLTLKGHEAASLEQLVAEHTRSIESLQQALQEKDRQMAEISVSMSEKMVLLNEEKFSLGNELKSLKEQTSLLLKSQEEKEQNIGAKDTCLKCGVSKQQNETEAVSKENEELVNQVELLRKENEQVKRKLQAVFVNRKELLKKVTRLENELEQLSREQKSETSVAQAAVGEEDMRSMISKELGLENQPREDYLIQLLSEKESELQSIRKEKETTELQLQAVIEEMRQSLQDKANAASVKEEIMEHQAIPDQVTETNESPEDDEENEKHSSAGTNLEEKQKPSFKERISVLEQEKEQLQKKLQEALISRKDTIKKAQEKDRHHREQLKQQKDDYNILQEQFDQQRKEKDSIQAQLRQLQEQKGSSESVFRSQGRLDSSYMDAEDTTNNKLVQVADISEEEWKKHLDKLQTEKEELECSVSHMQRELAHKSELVFDLQQHIAQLFVEIEGLKRTSDQAEAKGANLQTELEENQGKFSGLASLEDLKILVLQKDEEMEFLRQQLKEKSDTLKNVQAQLLEKEESVQRLCSQLEAQAQVHEEQSKRLQTEMLEIQEKREDNAEAAKQKNQMQRKLQAALISRKEALKESKSLKEELANAKITIDSLSVKLTNMESQICGHVKETDTLTEKLVCLTGEREKLTAEIDKLLRENQNVDGCCKNLTLTLDRVVLEKEKLEKEVESLKSFQATESSEWQEKYKELQGEYETLLQSYENVSNEAERIQRVLETVRQEKQEIFIQLKGAEAKKQETDKQLQEAGQEIDEMKEKMRKFAKSKQQKILELEEENEKLRAEMHFTDGELNRTGESFTNTSLKEDLKCSRRECQSLSTQLGTVMAEKESLNQEIVDLKCLLQVTESKLKESRELVDRYVTQQTAGEETNKAVAAPSPTEESENPVDVPFRPEPRAAELEQEAFESDRPCEDPGLYRQQIAELTKRITEMEDNRRASEQQLGDIRRCVETLAGEKRALEHQMGEKVHEVNDLQATVAKMEQMVQEAIDDLIRMTALKDALEAEKDDLEERLMNQLAELNGSIGNYQQDATDFQIENDQLKHELQTLQRMMHKLEEEKSQMAKEESKASSEKQKEFVEKLKYNWRGESSTHIKELQELLKQKQQEIKQLQKDCIKSQEKNSSLERTIKALEFLQSETQKELEAAKETSAKAVEDTKKAQAELAQCRVVLDDTQSEAARVLAESIKVKEELQANKEQNKIQMKKKDEDFERRLEQEKDKHSKEIKNMEAKLATLQREKDQMETIVGDLQDSLKTKNQEAKQVEGNLNNTLAQLAAFTRSMSSLQDDRDRVIDESKTWEKKFTETIQKKEEEIRWKEEACIVLQDQVKHLTMRVEELQSHISRLECNKKNWEVDCRKEIEHHQKTCEMLQEEKKELLSQLEGSQELYNKSQNEQQELESEISSLRDQLADLQNSFTKCELAREELGTVVKQQEMSIQNFKLNCEQLEADLQASKDLTNKLHEETSAKDQKIMSLLSAKEEAVMAALAELQQQHSEEVKELECKLSKEEDNKKALENEKNKFLDKLSHLTEKMKISREESKQQKAQLDSFTKSMSSLQDDRDRILRDYKQLEERHLVIILEKDQLIQEAAAENNKLKEEMRGFHSQMDDLNSENAKLNAELVRYREDLNQVILIKDSQQKQLLKIQLQRIQTLENEKATIETQLKESEHTQDDLRKCMEALREDKVSMSQEIETLMSSLSQMQREMAALHEGSPIVECQAELKAREKEVQQLSHELSLSQKRITELEGELECVQRDAAKRVGEAEDRLRKELKHLHHDAGIMRNETETAEERVAELARDLMEMEQKLLEVTDENKDLRAQIQSFGRSMSSLQDSRDQANEELHILKQKYSADLEEQKSLVQNLQKQMAQLQEEQRSTVRDRDTVRSELTELQKAIDERGLLAHIEELNQQLRAKDDALLHLSLELEGSSNQVKSFSKAMASLQNDRDRLLNELNKTRKIEEVKQQAEGSISTTALEVQGLKKALASLQSDRDRVVRELENLQQQYILVGVEAAENSRLKAQLQQWEQEADKQLRLQEQLRQEGVVYQQELQQLRQEKTTWEKQSSSMKEQYLMAIAEKDKELSHLQRITQEMRLPFGKSQAIEEQHQSKISPEVLKGDFSSLEAEMKHLQAQLSDSLKELHQKELRIQHLNSKLSQVFEEKNALSLQLRGSSRSTCESHQHYSEVLNRCLVLERQLQELQAADKSMELFATDAAPGAPQEKNESQRGTYTPELQELQLRLSETEHLHSSTKQDMKYLEEQLEEERDRRLAAEEALFAAQDQIRRLQSSEWSSSLSASIDMTPGHEQSLLIDSMDNNSSRTRSAPGLRRLLRSLFHSRAHLPLLVATYLLALHVLLFLCFTGHL